Sequence from the Plasmodium gaboni strain SY75 chromosome Unknown, whole genome shotgun sequence genome:
ttataatgGCTATCACTTTTGTAGCGGGATCAGGTGAAATAAGACATGCCGTACAAACTTTTTTAGCAGAGAGTAGAGGTGCAGGAATTAGAGAATGTATAGATTTTGCTATTCCTGAAAATATTCCTAACCCCATAGTATATCCTCCAATTTGATATTTACGAACTTTTTCTTCCATTATTTCATTAAATAACATCCATAGTTCGAAAAATGTTTTTCTTTTGCCtttcttctttttaaataaatcttgaaaatattttggGCATTTTAATTCTATATCTATAACATCATTTCTAAATTCAATTAagtaatattttatatttaaa
This genomic interval carries:
- a CDS encoding putative exported protein (Plasmodium exported protein, unknown function), producing the protein KIEKLKNESIIYNIYLNIKYYLIEFRNDVIDIELKCPKYFQDLFKKKKGKRKTFFELWMLFNEIMEEKVRKYQIGGYTMGLGIFSGIAKSIHSLIPAPLLSAKKVCTACLISPDPATKVIAIIIIIILFIILIVYLYFLIKKSGILENEKVQKVISKLKSYYKS